One window of the Solanum stenotomum isolate F172 chromosome 11, ASM1918654v1, whole genome shotgun sequence genome contains the following:
- the LOC125845777 gene encoding uncharacterized protein LOC125845777 yields MEGVMRFGKKGKLSPQYVGPYQILKCIGKVAYEVDLPNELAPVSHVYMLKKCIGDPVSILPLEGLGVDENLSYEEVLVDIFDRQVKKLRNKEVASVKVFGFRDKTWTLLAKKEQGG; encoded by the exons atggaAGGTGTcatgaggtttggaaagaaggggaaacttagtccccagtATGTGGGCCCATACCAAATCTTGAAGTGTATTGGAAAAGTTGCTTATGAGGTggacttgccaaatgagttaGCCCCAGTGTCTCATGTCTATATGCTCAAAAAGTGTATTGGTGATCCAGTGTCCATCCTTCCTTTAGAAGGTTTAGGAGTTGATgaaaacctttcttatgaagaggttttGGTTGATATTTTCGACCGGCAAGTGAAGAAGTTAAGAAACAAGGAAGTAGCCTCCGTTAAG gtatttggatttagGGACAAAACATGGACGCTGTTGGccaaaaaggaacaaggtggctga